The stretch of DNA CATTCTTCTCGCTATGTCGGTCAACAATTTGTTATGCGTCTTAATTCAGAATTATCTGATGAAATAGTAGACCAATTAAATCAAGATTTTGCTGATATTTTAACTCACGGAAAAATCGAAAAAAGTACCGCTTTACCAGGAGAAAAGTGGGATGAAAGTGTAGATTTACCTAGGCTAGTTTTTTATTTTAATCAAAAAAATTTGGGTCGTTTATATCAAATGATTGCTCAAATAAATCAATTAGGTTTAGTTTCTTTGGCAACGGAACATCCTGAAATTAAGTAATTATATGTTGATGGTCAATTAATAACTGTAGATACGTAACATATTACGTCTTTACTTTACGCCATGCTTGATAAAGCCAATTGAGTACAATTATAATTTGTTGAGTTTGTTTTAATTGTAATTGTAACAGTTGATATTTTTGTCGAACCTGAGCAAGATTGTTTTTGTTTTGAATCAAGACATTAGGAGTAGTGACTAAAATAGAATGAATAAAAATTTCACAATTGTTTAATTCATGAGCAATTAAACTTAATTTTTGGCGTAATTGCCAAATTTTAATAGCTAAATATAAATTAAATAAAGTTATGATTAAATTAACAATAATTGTAAAAATAAGCATTATTTTCCCATTTACTTGGGTTAATTAACTATGTTATAGCAGTTCTCACGCTCTATGGAGTACATCCTAAAATATGGATTTTTGTTGATTGTTTATCGTTAATTGTTAATTGTTAGTCGCTACGCGCACCTTCGGTGAGGTTGATTGTTGATCTCTCATAATTAGTAATTAGTAATTAGTAACTGATAATGGTGTACCTTACTAAGGTGAGAAACGCTATATCTGTTAGAGGTAAGAGTTTTTGACACTCCCACGGGTGAACCGCGTGGAATTCTCGCCTCGCAACCTCTTAGCTAGTACAGCCTAATCACTTATACCCCGCCAGACCGATTACGCGAGTATTTTGGTTTAAACTCCACTGGCTGCCCGACAGTAGAGGAGGACTCGACGGCGACGGGGCGTACAAGGTTCCGAGGAGCCCTCCTGCACACAGCCGTTCAGGTTTCCTCGCCGTATTGAAGTCCGTGAGGACAATATTGTGGCTTATTGCCGAAAAAATATATTTGGCTTATTTAAGGAAAACCTTGGCAAACCTCTTGTTCAGCGTCTTCTAGTATTTTGGTATATACCAGTTCGACGCACTGACACGCCTACTTCTGGGCTTTTGAGTAGTAGTATATCATAGTTGAGCGAGTGCGGTCTTGAGCGAGAGGGATGCCGAACTTGGTTTGAGTCACACGCGTTGACGGCAGATTTATCACTTCGCCTTGTAGTTTTTAAAGGACATTTGAAAAGATTATTTCTGATAAATTACTTTTACTAGATGATTTGGATTAAATTTATGAAACTACTAGTTATAAGTAATGGTCACGGAGAAGATGTTATTGCTGTTCGTATTGTAGAAAAACTTAAAGTTAATCTTCCTAATTTAGAAATAGCTGCTTTACCAATTGTTGGTGAAGGTAATGCTTATATTAAAAATAATATTGCCCTGGTCGGTCAAGTAAAACAAATGCCTTCTGGTGGTTTTATTTATATGGATAGTAAACAATTTTGGCGCGATCTTCAAGGTGGTTTACTTAAGCTAACTTTAGCCCAATTGAAGATCATACGACAATGGAGTAAAAGTGGTGGTTTCATTTTAGCAGTAGGAGATATTGTTCCTTTATTGTTTGCGTGGTTAAGTAATACTAATTATGCTTTTGTTGGAACTGCTAAATCAGAATATTATTTAAGAGATGAACAAGGATGGTTAAACCGTACTTCTTGGTTAGAACGCTGGTTTGGTTCAGTTTATCTGCCTTGGGAACGTTGGTTAATGAGTCGCGATCGCGCCTTAGCAGTTTTTCCCAGAGATGATTTAACTGCCGAAATTTTAAAACAGTGGTCTATTCCTGTGTACAATTTTGGTAATCCAATGATGGATGGTATTGGTGAAGTAACAGAGATAAAAAAGTTAACAAGTTTAGCAGAAAAACAAACTCTATCTATTTTATTACTACCTGGTTCAAGAATGCCAGAAGCTTTAAATAATTGGCAACAAATTATTGACGCTACTTCAGAAGTTATTAAAACATTTTCATTACAATCAATTCTTTTTATTGCTGCGATCGCGCCAGGTTTAGAGATTTTACCTTTTCAAGAGTATTTATTGTGTCAGGGTTGGAATACAACTTCATTAGCAATTAATTCTCTTCCTATTAATGACCCTCAAGCTGTTATCTTTAGTAAAAAAAATGCTAGCTTAATTCTCACTCAGAATGCTTACAGCGAATCTCTACAACTTGCCGATCTAGCGATCGCAATGGCGGGTACGGCAACCGAACAATTTGTTGGTTTAGGTAAACCTGTCATTACTATGCCAGGAACAGGGCCTCAATTTACAGCTGCTTTTGCCGAGGCGCAAACTCGTTTATTAGGGATTTCAGTTATTTTAGTCGAAAAATCGAACCAAATAGCTCAAAAAATGCTATGTGTACTAAATAATGCAAAATTACTTGAATCTATTGCCATTAATGGTCAACAAAGAATGGGAAAACCAGGTGCTGCTGAGAGAATTGCTGAATGTTTACAACAAGTATTGTTGAAATAATTTAAAACTCTTCAATTATTATTATGTTAATTTTAGTTAACAATGCATAAAAAGCCTTATCTTAGCCAGAGTTAAACAACAAGTAAATCGTTTTAAACTGCTAATAATATTTTTGAACTATTAATGGCTGAGATTAAAAACGCAACCTTAAAGATTATTAATCAAAAAGATTTGGTTGAAATTAAGATTGGCTGTCATGTTTTTTGGACTCAAATGGAGTTATTCCTCAAAACAGAATATATTTTAGAAATTTATTTAAACGCCAATACTTTTACTAAAAATAGTTTGTTTCAAAAGTTTTTTGGTGATTTCAATTATATTCCTAACTTAATTAGTCCTGGTGAAGAAAACCCTTACTTGTTTCAAAAAAAATTAAACCTTGCCTTAAATGAACTAAAAAAAGAGTATCAGTTCAAGAATTTTACAGCTTTTTATGCTAGCCTAAAACTTTATCCCAAAATCAATGAATCAATTGCTGTTACTAATACAGTACAACTAGAGCTTTGAGAGCTTTTTAGTTATCAATAAATAATCAAATATTAAATTAAACAATGAATTTTCAAGCTCAATCAAACTATCAAATTTGGCAAAATAAAGATTTAGCTCATACTTATTTATCAGGAGTCAGAAGTGCGATTCCTTTAGCAAAAGAACAAATTGATTGTCTGTTGAGAATTATTAATCTAACTCAAATAAAAGTTAGTAATTTTTTAGATTTAGGTTGTGGAAATGGTATTTTAAGTCAAGCAATTTGGCAACAATATCCTCAAGCTACAGGAGTATTACTAGATTTTTCTGAAGCCATGCTACAAGAGGCTAAAACTAATCTAAATTCAAAAGTTTATCATGGTATTTTTATTAAACAAGACTTTGGATTAACTCATTGGACTGATGCAATAAAACAATTATCTCCTTTCGATGTGATTGTTTCTGGTTTTGCTATTCATCATCAGCCAGATGAAAGAAAAAAACAAATTTATCAAGAAATTTATCATATTCTTAAACCGGGCGGAGTGTTTTTAAATTTAGAACACGTTATTTCTCAAAGTAACTTTGGAGAAGAAGCTTTTAATGAATTATTTATTGAGCATCTTTACGCTTATCATCAACAACAAAATTCCACTCAATCAAAAGAAGAAATAGCACAACAATATTATCATCGACCTGACAAACAAGCTAATATTTTGGCTAGTGTAGAAAATCAATGTAATTGGTTAAGAGAAATTGGTTTTATCGAGGTGGATTGTTTTTTTAAAATCTTTGAACTAGCCTTATTTGGTGGAGTTAAAGCTAAAAAATAAATTATTACTTACTCAAATCAGATGAAATCGATTGTTAAAAAAGCAACAATATTATTATCTACTTATTATGCTCATATGCTTGAGTATCGAGCAGAGATTTTTTTGTGGGCATTATCAGGTTCGTTACCGATTATATTAATGGGAGTTTGGATTCAAGCTTCCCAATCTGGTAATTTTGGTTTAAGTTCTGTTGATTTTGCTCGCTATTTTTTTAGTATATTTTTAGTTAGGCAATTTACTACAATTTGGGTAATTTGGGAATTTGAGCGAGAAGTAATTGAAGGAAAACTTTCTTTTCATTTACTACAACCAATCGATCCAGTTTGGCATCATGTTGCTAGACATTTAGCTGAAAAATTAACTCGAATTCCTTTCATGTTTTTATTTTGTGGTTTATTTTTTCTGCTTTATCCCGATTCTTTTTGGATACCAAGTCTCAAAAATATTTTCTTATGTAGTCTGGCAATTGTGATGGCGTTCACTTTAAGATTTATTATTCAATATACTTTTGCCATCTTTGCTTTTTGGACAGAAAGAGCTAGTGCAATTCAACAATTTTGGTATTTATTTTATATTTTCTTATCAGGAATGATTGCACCTTTAGAAGTATTTCCTCCTGGGGTGAGAACTATTGTTGATTGGACTCCGTTTCCTTATTTGATGCATTTTCCTGCAGCACTTTTAGTAGGATTACCAACAGATTTTGTTCGTAGTAGTATGATTGTTTTAGGATGGGGAATAATCTTTTTTGTTGCTAATCGTTGGTTATGGAGAAAAGGATTAAAACAATATTCGGGAATGGGAGCTTAATTAAATACGGTTTTTTGTTAATAATTAACGAAATATAAATTTTGCGATCGCTTTAAAAAAATTCTAGAACACTTTAATACTTATGAAAATTTTTGAGTTATTCGATTAACGAAATCAGAAGCTTGAGAAATTAAATTTTCTTCGCAACTAATTTGAGAATTATTTTGTTGTTCAACTGCCTTAATAATTTCTGCTAAATCTGCGTTTCCTTTTCTCGCACCTAATCCATTAATTGAACACTCAATTTGTCTTGCACCAGTAGCTAAAGCAGCGATAGAATTTTCAACGGCTAAACCAAGATCATTGTGACAATGAACTGAAATTATTGCTCGATCTATATTGGAAACTTGATTGACAATCTTAGAAATTAAATTATAAAATTCTTCAGAAGATAAAGTTCCAAAACTATCAGGAATACAAATAGTTTTTGCACCACTATTAATTGCTAATTCTACTGCTTGACAAAGAAAATCTAGTTGAGCATTAACTGCATCGAAAGCTGACCATTGAATATCATCACAATAGTTTCGAGCTAAAGTAATACTATCTTGAATTAACTCTAAAATTTGTTGCTGGTCAAATTTAGATTGTATTTTAGTATTAACGTTAGTATAAATATTAATTCTTCCTCTAGATGCTGGTTTAATAGCTTCACCCAAAGTTTCAATTTCTTTAACTTTAGAACCAGCTAATCCACAAACAATAGACTTAGTAATTACTTGAGAGATAACAAAGACTTCATCAAAATCTTTTTTATAAAAGCCTGGATAACCAACTTCAATAATATCTACTTTTAACTCTTCTAATAGTTGAGCTAGTTGCATTTTTTGCTTAAGATTGATAATGACACCTGGAGTTAATTCTCCATCTCTCATCGTTGTATCAAAAAGAATTATTGGAGATTTCATTTTAAATCGTAATCAAATCTCAATTAACTAACTTTAGATTAATCATAATAAATTAAACAAAATAATTGTTAACTATCATAATTAAAAGTTGATTGCTATCCAAGATAAACAATCAACCCTCAACATAAACTTATCAATTTTAACGTTTACTACTAACCGATGTAGCAATGCTATACTTTCAACTGAATAAAGTATGATTGGTAATTAATACAATTTAAATTTTAAACCTATTACCAAATCTCCCTTATTCAACCAAGATAGCTATATTTTGTTTCTTATCTACTTTGATCTGACAAAGTTTTATTAATCATTAGCCGGCTGCTTGAGCAGGTTTTTGACTAGATGTTCTACTTATACTATTACTAGTGCGGGTAGATGCATCTTCTTCCATTGGTGCAAACTCAATGTGATTAAATAAAGTAGTCACAAAAGCAAATAACAAAAAGGGTAGAGATAAAACTAAAATAATCCCTACGGTAGCTAAAGCGTAAATTTGTCTAGTACTACTCCACAATGCCAAAGTAGTAGCAAGGCTGATAAATATTACAATCAACCATACAATAATCTGACCGTAGATATCGCCAAAAGTCAGAGTACAGATCATCCGATATTTATGCAAATCTTTATCCATGATTGTTTCTGATAATTCTCCTATTATGATTAGGTTAACGCTAGGAAGTTTAATCAGATGATATTTAAATATTTTCCAAAGGGTTGCAACATCTATTTACAATTTACCTAAACTGTCAAAATTTGTTTCAATTCTTAATTCTGAGAAAATTTTTGATTTTTTAGCCTTTTGTTGTTCATTGTAATAGGCTGTATAAAGAACGGGATACTTCAGGAATGTCCTGTCAATCAATTACAATGAGGGAAGAGTAACATGACGGCAAGTTCAGTGGTAGAAGGACGTGACTATACGTTAATTATTGACAAAAGTGGCAGTATGTCCACTAACGATCAACCAGGAGGAAAAACTCGCTGGGATGCAGCACAAGAATCTACTCTTGCTTTAGCTAGAACTTGCGAACAAATCGATCCAGATGGAATTACTGTCTATTTATTTTCTGGTAGATATCGCCGATACGATAATGTAACTTCTGATAAAGTCACTCAGATTTATCAAGAAAATGAACCGATGGGACGTACTGATTTAGCTAGTGTACTTCAAGATGCAGTAGACAACTATTTTAAACGAAAAGTAGCAGGAGAAGCTAAACCCAATGGCGAAACCATTTTAGTTATTACTGACGGCGAACCTGATGATTATAAAGCTGTCATGAGAGTTATTATCGAAGCTTCTCGTCAAATTGAGCGTGATGAAGAATTAGGTATTTCTTTAATTCAGGTAGGGAAAGATCGTAAAGCAACTCAATTTCTTAAAGCTTTAGATGATCAACTAGAATCTGCTGGTGCCAAGTTTGATATTGTCGATACAATCACGATAGATGATATGGAAGATATGACTTTAGCAGAAGTGTTATTAAACGCTATTCACGACTAAGTTTAAAAAGCGATCGCTGTGCTGTTGTTTGACAAGACATCAAGTTGAACCTTTGGCATTATTTTAAGATTTAATTAATCATTGTTTCTGTCTTGTTTATTAAAACTATCTAAGCTTTGCTCAAGCGCGATCGCTTTTCTTTCATAGTAAATATTAAGATATTTTAAATGATCAATATGTCTCAATCTGTACGAGTAGTTGCTCGTGTTATTGCTCTTCCTGACAAAATAGAACAACTGAAAGCAGTTTTAATGGAACTAATTGAACCGACTCGCGCTGAAGTTGGATGTATTCAATACGATTTATTGCAGAATACTTGCGATCCGACAGACTTTACTTTTGTGGAAGAATGGACTTCAACAGCAGCTTTAGAAACTCATCTTACTAGTCCTCATCTTCAGAAAGCTATTAACAAAATTAATGGTTTAGTCGCTCAAAAACCTGATATTCGTCGTTACGAACACATTAGTTGTGATTCTTAATTGATAATTGTACAGACGCGATATGTTGCGTTTTTACTGCTAACTGTAAACTTACCAATGCTTCCTCTTCTTCCTGCGGTTCTTCCTGTTAGCTTAATTATTTTAATTGGTTTTATTGCTGGTCGCACTTTACCATTAGATAATCAAACCGTTTCCAAAATAACTTTATATGTTTTATCTCCAGCCTTAGTTTTTGACAGTTTATACCGAACTACTCTTTCACTTAAAAGTACTCAAGATTTATTAATTGCTTTTGCTTTAACTTCTTGTACAACTTATTTATTAGTTTGGGTAATTAACAAAATTGGGAAACTTACACCTTCTTTACAAAAAGGTTTAATTGCTACGACAATTTTTTCTAACAATGGCAACATCGGTCTTCCTGTCGCTAATTTTGCTTTTGGCGCAGCAGGATTAGAACGAGCGGTGCTTTATATGATTGGTTCAAGCATTCTAATGTTTTGTTTTGGTCCTGCTATTCTTAAAGGCAAGGGACTTGATTATAGTACTCGTTTGATTTTAAAACTTCCTTTGTTTTGGTCAATTTTAGCAGCAGTTGGTTTACGTTTATTATCGTTTAAATTTCCTTTTCAAATTGATTTGGCTATTCAAGAATTAGGACAAGCTGCAATTCCTGTAGCTTTAGTTTTATTGGGAATGCAATTGTCTCATACTCAATTTGAACTAAGAATTAAAGAAATTTTTGCTGCAATGTTACGTTTATTGGTTGCTCCTTTGATTGCTTATTTTATTGGTTTAAATCTTCATTTAGAAAGTTTAAATTTGCAAATTTTAGTCTTACAAAGTGCGATGCCTACCGCAGTTAATTCTTTAGTTTTAGTCACTGAATTTGGTGGTGATGCCAATTTTGTTGCTCGCTCGATTGTGACTTCTACTGTGATGAGTTTTGTAACTCTTCCTTTAGTACTATGGTTATTGTCAATTTATATTTAATTAAAATTAAAACTAATTTATTAATTATTTAAACCCCAATCAACAAAAACCAAGATATTTTTGGTATTTTATCTCTCATTATTTAAAAATAAATGAAACCAAATTTTCAAGAGCAACACGCTATTATTACTGGAGGTTCTAGTGGAATTGGTAAAGCTACAGCCAAACTTCTAGCTCAACTAGGTGCTAATATTTCTATTATTGCTCGCGAACCCTACAAATTATCTCAAGCACAACAAGAAATTCAAGCCTCAACTATTAACTCTCAACAACAAGTTTTAACCTTTGCTGCCGACGTTAGCGATCGCATAGAAAATGAAACTGCAATTCAACAAGCGATCGCTCATTTAGGTAATCCCGATCTCTTAATTACTTCAGCAGGGATAGCCCATCCTGGTTATTTTACCGAAATTCCGCTCGAAATCTTTGAAAAAACTATGGCAGTTAATTATTTTGGCTCATTATATACTATCAAAGCCGTAATTCCTGCAATGGAAAAGCAAGGAAAAGGTCACATCGTCCTAATTTCTTCTGGTGCTGGTTTAATTGGTTTATATGGTTATACTCCTTACTCTCCAAGTAAATTTGCCCTGAGAGGATTAGCTGAAGCCCTCAGAGGCGAGTTAAAACCGAAAAATATTGCAGTATCGATTGTTTATCCTCCCGATACCGATACTCCACAACTGGCAGCCGAAAACCAAACCAAACCCGAAGCTACCAAAAAGATTACCAAAACTGCTCAAATTTGGCAACCAGAAGCTATTGCTCAAGAAATTATTAAAGGAATTAATCACCATCAATTTGCGATCGCACCAGGATTAGAAATAAATATCTTAAATCGCTTTCATAGTTTAATTGCGCCTTTATTAAATTGGTATTTTGATCGCATTGTTGAGCAAGTTAATCAATCTGCTAAGTGAAATAAATTAACTACAATTGGTGATGTCTTCTTTCCTCACTAAAATATTTTATAAACTAAAGTTAGTTTCAAAATCTTTTCTAGTTATCGGTTGATTAATAATTAATCCTTCGCCACCCAAAGTCTCTAAAGGTTTTCCTTCTACTTCAATCCATACCTTTGCGTCCGGATTTAAACTTGTCGCAGTATAGATTACTTGAGCTAATCTACCGCTCATAGCAGCACTACCGCCACCAGAAGTAAACTCTTGAGAAAGATTAATCCGAACGCCATCGGGTTTGGTTTGCAATCCAAGTAATTTGGTTTCTTTAGGAATAGTGGTAGTATACTTCTCACTATCAGGTCCTGACAGCAAATTTTTAAAAGCAGTTTCCAATACCTGATTTGGTTGTACCGACTTTTCAAAAGTCAAGGTAGTAGTAACCAATTCAATTTTATTTTCGGTAGGATTGAGCCAACAAATTTCTACTTGTTTTTCTTGCTTGACTGGTTCAGAAGTAACAGGAGGTTGAACTTCAGTAACAGGAGGATCATTAGCAACAGGAGGAACTGAAGATTGGTTACTCTGCTCCATAGCATATTTTGCCAACCAAGCTGTACCTCCGCCAAGGGCTAAAATAATACCTGCGATGCCAGCTACTAGGGGAAGAGAAAAACGACGACTTTGTTTCTGATTATGCATAGTAGTTTTCCTAATTGAGAAAAAGCTGCTGATTAGTAGTCGAAATTATAGATAATGTAGTCGAAATATAGATAATAAAGTTGCACTAACTCAACTGTTATTTAATCGAGTTTACTAAATTTGAGTCAAAAGTTTCCATTCTGACAAAACCTGCTAGTGCAATTTGCTGTTGATCTATTTCTAATTGTAAAAGTCGAGCAAAAATCCCGTTTTCCTCCAAAGTATTTAAATCTAAGCGATCGCTTATTCCTTGAGCAAATCCCGTTAACAGTCTAGCCGACATTGGACGACCATTTACGATACCAATCGGCTCAACTAACTCTATTTTTCTTCCTGCTACGGTTTTTATCCCCCACTCCAGCTTAAGATTTAATTCTGATTTGCTTTCCTCATCATCTGTTGAACAACTTTGAACCCGATTTTGATGAGCAAAAGAACGACATAAACTAACAGCCAAACTCAAACGATTGCCGTCTTGTAATTCTAGACGAGGATTGATTAACTGATAACTAATAGAAGAGCCTGCTTTACGAGCTATCAAACGATTTAAAGCTTCTTGCAGTTGATTTTGTATTGCTGGTGACTGCAAAGCTCGATTGAGGTCTGCTTCAGTTAAAATTATGCGTACTCCTCCTTGTAGAGGTTGATTTAAAGAAGTTCGCAGTTGTTCTAAATTACCTTTTGATAAATCTTGTAGCTTGACATCGATTGAGTCTGTTTCCAATTCTAAGGTATCAATTCTTAATCCTGGTTGGACTTCTACACCCCGACTCGCCAGTTTAATTCCTCCCAACTTACCAAACACTAGTTGATAACTGGGAGAATTTTCAATTCTAATTGCTAACTCTTCTACCTTGGTCAAATTAGCACTCAAATTATTACTGGCAAGACGTTCAATCGCCCAACCTCCAGGAACTAAAATCGAAAAAAATCCTGCAAGCAGAATGGTTAAAAGTTCCATTAGTAAAAATTTAATCGGGATTAACCCACATTAAAGTTTGTCCGTATTCTACTGGTTCACCATTTTGTACCAAGATTTCCATCACTTGTCCAGAAACTTCAGCTTCAATTTCATTCATCAGCTTCATTGCTTCTATGATACAAACTGTCTGGCCTTTACTAATTCTATCTCCTGTATCGACAAAAGGTGATTCATCTGGTGCAGGAGCGCGATAAAAAGTTCCTACCATAGGAGAAGTAATTTCTACCCATTTTTTATCTATTGCAGGTGCTGGAGAAGTTTCTGGAGTAGAATTTGATAAAACTACAGATTTAGAAGGAACAGGAGGCGGAACAACTTCCGTTACCCCAGGAGTTACTATTGTAGTTGCTGTAGGGGCAATATTTGTCCCCTTGCGTACCATCAATTCAAACTCGTCACTTTTTAAGGTTAACTCTGCAATATCAGTTTGAGCGATCGCTGATAATAACTCTCTAAGTTCTTGAAAATTTATAGACACAAACTATACAACCTAAATTTCTAGCGACTGGTTAGGTTTCGGAGCAATTATATTTTAGCCCCAGCAACCATAATTAAGAGTTGATAACCAAGAAGATAACTCCAAAAAAAATAGAGTTATTCCCTTCCTAAATAAGAGCCATCGCGAGTATCGACTTTAATTCTTTCGCCAATGGAAATAAATAGTGGTACCATTACTTGCGCTCCGGTTTCAACTATAGCGGGTTTCGAGCCTCCTGTCGCAGTATCTCCCTTTACGCCAGGATCGGTATCAACTACTTCTAAAACTACCGAAGTAGGTAAATCAACTTCCATAACTTGCCCGTTCCAAAACAGCACATTAACTTCCATTTCTTCTTTAATGTACTGGACGCGATCGCCAATTTGAGCCGGAGTTAGCCGAGCTTCTTCGTAAGTTTCCATGTCCATAAAGACAAGATCATCTCCTTCTTTATAGGTATGTTGCATCGTTCTTTTTTCTAAATTAGCTTGAGGAACAGTTTCCCCCGCCCGAAATGTCCGTTCAACAACACTCCCTGTTTGAACATTTTTTAACTTAGTTCTTACAAATGCAGAACCTTTACCTGGTTTAACATGAAGAAACTCTACTACTCGCCAGACAGAACCATCTAACTCGATGCTTACGCCAGTGCGAAAATCATTACTAGAAATCATGCAGCTCTTAATACCCAGTCTAGAAAGATCAAAATTCCATTCTACCTGATGAGTGGGTCTCTCTTAATTTAGTAACAATAATAAAAATATTTATGCTTAGTTACTCTTAGGTTTGAAGTTAATAGTAAAGAAATGTTGACAAGAGTAATTAAGAACTAAGAACATACACCTTAGTATGCTTTCTTCTGTGTGAGTAAGAGCAATTAATAAATTTATGAAAACTAAAACAAAAAGTTGGTATCAACTTTTACTCAAAACAACTACTGCTGCTATTTTAGCTCTGCTAATGTTTTTGAGTAGCAGTTTGGTGAATCATCAGAGTGATGCTTTAGCTGGTAGTCGTAAAAGTATGTTGGCACAAGGGGATGCCATTACTGATCCATTAGCGATTCTCAGATATGCTCTTCCAATTGATAACGATACTGTCAGAAAAATCCAAGCAGATCTAGAAGACATTTCTAATCAATTACGTGGTAAACGCTGGGGAACAATTAGTCGGGATGTCAAAGATGCTAAAAATCTTTTAAATTATCGTCGCGAACAATTATTAGCGAGTATTCCGGAAGAACGTCAATCGCAAGCCTCTGCTTTACTAGAACAGATTAATACAGGCATCAGCAAACTTGAATCAGAATTAGAAGCCAAGGATAAAAATGCCATTTCCGAAACTAGAGCGGAAATACTCAACCAAATCGGACAATTAGAAGCTTTGATGGTAACGGGATTTCCTTTTGCCATACCAGAAGAATATACGAACTTACCTCAGTTGCTTGGTCGAGCTACCGTAGAAATAACCACTACCAAGGGAGATTTAACTATTGTAGTTGACGGTTATAGTGCGCCGATCAATGGTGGAAATTTCGTCGATTTGGTACAAAGAGGTTTTTATGACGGTTTGAATTTTATCCGTGCTGAAGATTTTTATGTCTTACAAGCAGGAGATCCTCCAGGCGAAGAGGAAGGTTTTATCGATCCTAAAACTAATCAATATCGAGCAATTCCTTTAGAAGTCTTGGTTAAAAATGATCCTGAACCAGTATATGGCGTTACTTTAGAAGAACTTGGTCGTTATTTAGACCAACCTGTACTGCCATTTAATGCTTATGGTGCAGTAGCTTTAGCTCGTCCAGCCAATGATCCTAATGGTGGTTCTTCTCAATTCTTTTTCTTCAAGTTTGATACCGAATTAACTCCTCCTGGTTATAACTTGATGGATGGACGTTATTCTGTCTTTGGTTATGTAGTTAAAGGAAAAGAGGTGTTAGAAGAGTTAACTGCGGACGATAAAATTATTTCAGCTAAGGTGATCGATGGTTTGGATAATTTAGTTCAACCCAAGGCTGGCTAGCAATAACTTCCGTCGATCATAAGGGGATGGTTGGGTTTGACTAGCAGAGGTGAAGGGAAGCTTCGGGTGCGACAGAAGCAACAACAAGCCTAGCGCAGCGAATCTATCTGTGAATGGTGAAGGTGCAATAGGAGAATTTACAAACAATAATAGTAGGTTTCTCCAGACCCTTCACTTCTATTTTTGACTAAAATAGCCCTACCTTATATCTCCAACCTTCTTTTTTTTCTCTA from Stanieria cyanosphaera PCC 7437 encodes:
- a CDS encoding lipid-A-disaccharide synthase-related protein; this translates as MKLLVISNGHGEDVIAVRIVEKLKVNLPNLEIAALPIVGEGNAYIKNNIALVGQVKQMPSGGFIYMDSKQFWRDLQGGLLKLTLAQLKIIRQWSKSGGFILAVGDIVPLLFAWLSNTNYAFVGTAKSEYYLRDEQGWLNRTSWLERWFGSVYLPWERWLMSRDRALAVFPRDDLTAEILKQWSIPVYNFGNPMMDGIGEVTEIKKLTSLAEKQTLSILLLPGSRMPEALNNWQQIIDATSEVIKTFSLQSILFIAAIAPGLEILPFQEYLLCQGWNTTSLAINSLPINDPQAVIFSKKNASLILTQNAYSESLQLADLAIAMAGTATEQFVGLGKPVITMPGTGPQFTAAFAEAQTRLLGISVILVEKSNQIAQKMLCVLNNAKLLESIAINGQQRMGKPGAAERIAECLQQVLLK
- a CDS encoding class I SAM-dependent methyltransferase, which gives rise to MNFQAQSNYQIWQNKDLAHTYLSGVRSAIPLAKEQIDCLLRIINLTQIKVSNFLDLGCGNGILSQAIWQQYPQATGVLLDFSEAMLQEAKTNLNSKVYHGIFIKQDFGLTHWTDAIKQLSPFDVIVSGFAIHHQPDERKKQIYQEIYHILKPGGVFLNLEHVISQSNFGEEAFNELFIEHLYAYHQQQNSTQSKEEIAQQYYHRPDKQANILASVENQCNWLREIGFIEVDCFFKIFELALFGGVKAKK
- a CDS encoding beta/alpha barrel domain-containing protein; translation: MKSPIILFDTTMRDGELTPGVIINLKQKMQLAQLLEELKVDIIEVGYPGFYKKDFDEVFVISQVITKSIVCGLAGSKVKEIETLGEAIKPASRGRINIYTNVNTKIQSKFDQQQILELIQDSITLARNYCDDIQWSAFDAVNAQLDFLCQAVELAINSGAKTICIPDSFGTLSSEEFYNLISKIVNQVSNIDRAIISVHCHNDLGLAVENSIAALATGARQIECSINGLGARKGNADLAEIIKAVEQQNNSQISCEENLISQASDFVNRITQKFS
- a CDS encoding putative quinol monooxygenase — protein: MSQSVRVVARVIALPDKIEQLKAVLMELIEPTRAEVGCIQYDLLQNTCDPTDFTFVEEWTSTAALETHLTSPHLQKAINKINGLVAQKPDIRRYEHISCDS
- a CDS encoding vWA domain-containing protein, translated to MTASSVVEGRDYTLIIDKSGSMSTNDQPGGKTRWDAAQESTLALARTCEQIDPDGITVYLFSGRYRRYDNVTSDKVTQIYQENEPMGRTDLASVLQDAVDNYFKRKVAGEAKPNGETILVITDGEPDDYKAVMRVIIEASRQIERDEELGISLIQVGKDRKATQFLKALDDQLESAGAKFDIVDTITIDDMEDMTLAEVLLNAIHD
- a CDS encoding ABC transporter permease, which gives rise to MKSIVKKATILLSTYYAHMLEYRAEIFLWALSGSLPIILMGVWIQASQSGNFGLSSVDFARYFFSIFLVRQFTTIWVIWEFEREVIEGKLSFHLLQPIDPVWHHVARHLAEKLTRIPFMFLFCGLFFLLYPDSFWIPSLKNIFLCSLAIVMAFTLRFIIQYTFAIFAFWTERASAIQQFWYLFYIFLSGMIAPLEVFPPGVRTIVDWTPFPYLMHFPAALLVGLPTDFVRSSMIVLGWGIIFFVANRWLWRKGLKQYSGMGA
- a CDS encoding AEC family transporter is translated as MLPLLPAVLPVSLIILIGFIAGRTLPLDNQTVSKITLYVLSPALVFDSLYRTTLSLKSTQDLLIAFALTSCTTYLLVWVINKIGKLTPSLQKGLIATTIFSNNGNIGLPVANFAFGAAGLERAVLYMIGSSILMFCFGPAILKGKGLDYSTRLILKLPLFWSILAAVGLRLLSFKFPFQIDLAIQELGQAAIPVALVLLGMQLSHTQFELRIKEIFAAMLRLLVAPLIAYFIGLNLHLESLNLQILVLQSAMPTAVNSLVLVTEFGGDANFVARSIVTSTVMSFVTLPLVLWLLSIYI